A single window of Martelella sp. NC20 DNA harbors:
- a CDS encoding phage tail tube protein: MSASEANIGYGTTIELAVPTGGTYVYVAEATGEIGIASESTDQVDVTHFGSPNKTREFISGLTDGGELTFDTNFVPGSATDKLLISAKGKKSGIRVTFPNGCQMLANGNRQTYEKAAPIDDKMTGSLSFKIAGEATMTDPTAPRALVAPSIVGTAQVGVVLQVDSGMFAGADTLAYQWKVGGDAVSGQTGTTYVPVTGDIGSAVTCDVTASNDDFATTVATAATANVIAAA; encoded by the coding sequence ATGTCAGCATCAGAGGCAAATATCGGCTACGGCACGACGATCGAACTGGCCGTACCAACCGGCGGCACCTATGTCTATGTCGCCGAAGCAACCGGCGAAATTGGCATTGCGTCGGAAAGCACCGACCAGGTGGACGTGACGCATTTTGGTAGCCCGAACAAGACGCGCGAGTTCATCAGTGGGCTGACGGATGGCGGCGAACTCACCTTCGATACCAATTTCGTTCCCGGTTCCGCTACCGACAAGCTGCTGATTTCCGCCAAGGGCAAAAAGAGCGGAATTCGGGTCACCTTCCCCAACGGTTGCCAGATGCTGGCAAACGGAAATCGGCAGACCTATGAGAAGGCCGCACCGATCGATGACAAGATGACGGGTAGCCTGTCGTTCAAGATCGCCGGCGAGGCGACGATGACGGACCCGACGGCGCCGCGGGCGCTGGTGGCCCCGTCGATCGTCGGCACGGCGCAAGTCGGGGTGGTGCTTCAGGTCGACAGCGGAATGTTCGCCGGCGCGGATACGCTGGCCTATCAGTGGAAGGTCGGCGGCGATGCCGTTTCCGGCCAGACCGGCACGACCTATGTGCCGGTCACCGGTGACATCGGATCGGCAGTGACATGCGATGTCACCGCCTCCAATGATGATTTTGCGACGACCGTGGCGACCGCCGCGACCGCCAATGTCATCGCCGCGGCGTAA